Part of the Rhodococcus sp. OK302 genome is shown below.
GATCGGGCGAAATCGGACTGTTCCTGCGTGAAATCCATGTACATCGACTGCTCCCGAGTGGTGTGATCTTGAGGGGGTTGTCGTTGCGCACTCCGGCGCATACTGTGACACCCAGCACAGTAAATCACATCACATATATGTGATGCGTCGAAACGTGGAGGACTCACCCAGATGACGGAACAACTCGGCAGCCAGAGCACATCGATCGATCCTCACGCCGACGACAACACCTTCGCCAGCTTCGATCCCCGAGACAACACTGTCATCGCTCGATACCCTGTTGCGGATCGAACCGCCGTCGACAATGCCGTCGGCACTGCCCGCACGGCCGCCCGGTGGTGGGATCAACTCGGATTCTCCGGACGACAAAAAGTGTTGCGGGACTTCCGCTCGGCAATCGCGAACAATGCAGAAGCGATGGCCGCGATCATCTCCGCCGAGACCGGAAAACCTGCCGACGACGCTGTCCTCGAGGTGATGCTGGCGCTCGAGCACCTCGACTGGGCTGCCCGCAATGCACAGAAGGTGCTGCGCCGCAGACGCGTCGGAGCCGGACTGATCAGCGCCAACCAATCAGCGTCGGTCGGCTACCGCCCGATGGGTGTCGTCGGAGTCATCGGCCCGTGGAACTATCCGCTCTACACCCCGATGGGATCAATCGGTTACGCCCTGGCTGCCGGAAATGCCGTCATCTTCAAACCCAGCGAACTCTCGCCCGGAGTGGGTATCGAACTGGCACGCCTGTGGAACATTGCCGCACCGGGTCACCCTGTCCTGCAAACCATTACCGGGGACGGACAGACCGGCGCATTGCTGTGTTCGTCCGGAGTGGACAAGATCGCATTCACCGGATCAACAGCAACCGCCAAACGGGTCATGGCGACGTGTGCCGAAACCCTGACCCCGCTGGTCGCCGAATGCGGCGGCAAGGACGCCATGCTGGTGAACTCCGACGCCAATCTTGATGCAGCAGTCAGCTTTGCGGCCTTCGGCGCCGTCGGCAACGGCGGACAGACATGCGCCGGCGTCGAGCGCATCTATGTCGCAGCCCCGGTCTACGACGCATTTCTTTCCAAACTCACGACAGCCCTGACCGATGCACATGCCGGAGATAGCGATTCCGCGACATACGGGCCCATGACACTGGGCAAGCAGACCGCGATTGTCCGAGGACATGTCGAGGACGCCCTCAATCGGGGAGCGAAAGCCGTTCTCGGCGGACTCGATTCCTTCCGTGGCCCGTTCATCGACCCCATCATCTTGACCGAAGTACCCGAGAACTCCACCGCGATCACAGAAGAAACCTTCGGCCCCAGCGTCGTCGT
Proteins encoded:
- a CDS encoding aldehyde dehydrogenase family protein; the encoded protein is MTEQLGSQSTSIDPHADDNTFASFDPRDNTVIARYPVADRTAVDNAVGTARTAARWWDQLGFSGRQKVLRDFRSAIANNAEAMAAIISAETGKPADDAVLEVMLALEHLDWAARNAQKVLRRRRVGAGLISANQSASVGYRPMGVVGVIGPWNYPLYTPMGSIGYALAAGNAVIFKPSELSPGVGIELARLWNIAAPGHPVLQTITGDGQTGALLCSSGVDKIAFTGSTATAKRVMATCAETLTPLVAECGGKDAMLVNSDANLDAAVSFAAFGAVGNGGQTCAGVERIYVAAPVYDAFLSKLTTALTDAHAGDSDSATYGPMTLGKQTAIVRGHVEDALNRGAKAVLGGLDSFRGPFIDPIILTEVPENSTAITEETFGPSVVVNKVEDMDEAIERANASKYGLGASVFTKSSAQGRAIAERLECVVVTVNSVLGFASIAALPFGGVGDSGFGRIHGADGLREFSSVKSVAVQRFNAPLDLLTIERKARAMKISRWMLAKRHG